The Rhopalosiphum maidis isolate BTI-1 chromosome 1, ASM367621v3, whole genome shotgun sequence genome has a segment encoding these proteins:
- the LOC113549894 gene encoding uncharacterized protein LOC113549894 has product MVVVGEYNYCTADSSCLIIIIVIHVYFVPPAYCWMPKAVDSYYNEEDTNTFNLTNDDDDETYLPPVQVDDVVSAGKMAAFFEKLNSLRQRRREDRSKSINSPLQQSFGLVRGDLPIGMESLNEAVVATDYRAIEVGNRGVFEIRDRSAIGKEAVTMVTNNDYYEAQTTKTIADGYFLDATRPRVLQGDAVVGYLHMGFRSAKCLWRQYREAVTEQETLAVRKRFNSFVRFWTLVVVVSVVALWSTFGYFHELFCFCVIAPPADYAKDVNRYLMMVPPHVVVTNKGKMFRYQPTAEERFLWESAKRIANFKI; this is encoded by the exons ATGGTCGTCGTTGGCGAATACAACTACTGTACGGCTGACAGttcttgtttaataataattattgtcatacATGTGTATTTTGTTCCGCCGGCCTATTGCTGGATGCCGAAGGCTGTTGATAGTTACTACAATGAAGAAGATACAAATACGTTTAATTTGACgaacgacgatgacgacgaaaCATACCTACCACCTGTGCAAGTCGACGACGTCGTTTCAGCTGGGAAAATGGCCGCGTTTTTTGAGAAGTTGAATTCACTGCGCCAGCGACGCCGCGAAGACCGTTCGAAATCAATAAACTCTCCCCTACAGCAGTCGTTCGGGCTCGTTCGAGGTGATT TACCTATTGGAATGGAATCACTAAACGAGGCTGTGGTGGCGACGGACTATAGAGCGATAGAGGTCGGGAATCGTGGTGTTTTCGAAATACGGGATAGATCAGCGATTGGCAAGGAGGCGGTGACAATGGTGACGAATAACGATTACTATGAGGCGCAGACCACGAAAACGATCGCGGACGGTTACTTTCTAGATGCAACTAGACCTCGAGTCCTGCAAGGGGACGCAGTCGTCGGATATTTGCACATGGGTTTTCGAAGCGCGAAATGCTTGTGGCGCCAGTATCGAGAAGCGGTCACCGAACAGGAAACGTTAGCAGTCCGCAAGCGATTCAATAGTTTTGTCCGATTCTGGACGTTAGTAGTTGTCGTCTCGGTGGTCGCTCTATGGTCCACGTTCGGATACTTTCACGAGCTGTTCTGTTTTTGTGTCATCGCGCCACCAGCTGACTACGCCAAAGAcgttaataggtatttaatgatGGTACCGCCACATGTAGTAGTGACGAACAAGGGTAAAATGTTCCGATACCAACCGACGGCTGAAGAACGTTTTCTATGGGAAAGCGCGAAAAGAATtgcaaatttcaaaatatag